From the genome of Patescibacteria group bacterium:
GCTTTTTAAATTATTAATGTAATGCTTTGAAATGTATGGATTATCAATCACCAAGGCTTGAACAAACTTCTTCTCCGGCTCTAGTTTTTTGTCATCCCACGGTTTATAAAACTCCTGATATACCCATTGCTTGCTTGGATTACATGTTCCTAGTATTTTTGGAATAAGATCAAACTCATCCAACTTATATCTAATCCTTGACCTAACAATGCTCCAAGCCTTAAATGTTATCTGATTAACCTCATCAACAAATGCTCCTGATATTTCCAAACTACCTAAACTATCAAAATTCGGGTCACTCGGATACAAAAATAAATCCTTTAACAAAATTGAACTGCCATTTGTAAACCTGATAACACCCTCAATTGAGTTATACCTGAAGTCCTCCTCGTTCCTGATGTCCCACATTTTACAAAGATCAAAAAATGTCTGTAGCGTTGTCTCTTTTAAACTTTTCAACTTTGACCTACCCATTAACCATCTGCTACCGGGATACTGACCGCACATAATAATCAACCAAGCACAACCTAATAAACTCTTACCCCCACCTGCACCTCCACCAAACAAAATCTCAAATGTACTTTGGTCAACCAAATAATTCCATGCCTCACTCTGTTTTTTTGTTTGTTGCCAATTTATTTCCATTTTGTTTGCTTCCAACAGTCGATATATTTATCTTGAACGTTCTGCCTTCTTCATTTTTCAACTCAACACTTTCTTTGGCTTTACCTAACTGTCTATCTAAATACTCTTTAATGGCTGTAATATTTCCCTTGGCACCCTCTCTAAAAAGAACTGTCAACAATATTGCTACCCTTTCCACTTTTTTGCCATTTACCTCTTCTACTTCCAACCCATGTCCCTCGATTAATTCTTTCATTTTTCGAACATTTTCATTGTCTATCTTAAGCTTTCTGCCTGCACCTTTCCTTGCTCCGCCATGCTTCTTTTTCTTCCTTGGTTTTGAATTTTTTTTCAAGTTTTCAAGTTTAGGCTTTTTTTGCTTTTTGTCCTGTGTAGTTTTCATATCTTTTTATAATTACATCAACATATTTCGGGTCTAATTCCATTACGTAACATCTCCTGTCTAATTGATGACAAGCCATTAAGGTAGAACCAGAACCTCCAAATAAATCAACAACAATATCATTTTTTTCACTACTCTTTTTTAATGCTCTTTCTGGTAATCTCAAAGGTTTTTGTGTTGGATGCACATAATTCTGCGTAACATCTCTTTTCTCATACCAAACATCTAACATCTCTTTATAATCATCAAAATCAAAATTAAATACGTCTTTTAAATTAGTTATTTTCTTATTTTTATAATGTGTTTTCTTTTTCTTCCAACCAAGCATGCAAGGTTCATATTGTCTGTGGTAGTCTTGTCCTCGACTAAATACCATTGAATTCTTAAGCCAAATTATGATTTGACTCATGTGCCAATCTGCATTCTCAAAGGCAAATCTATTAATATGATTATTTTTATTAGCAAACCACCAATAGATAGTCACATCGTCAGTTGTAAAATGAGAAAGGTTGAATAAAACATCAGTGTAAAAATCAACGCAGTCTTTATCGCTTTTATTATCATTAAATATTTTTCCTCCAGTTCCCCCAAACTTAGTTGAACTATAATCAAGCCCTCCAGGTGATTTATAATCAACATTATATGGTGGATCAGTAAAAATCATTCTCCCCAGTTTCCCATCCATTAATTTCTCAACATCCTCCCTTATTGCTGAATCACCACACATTAATCTATGCTCTCCCAGTTGATAAATATCTCCCAATTTTGCAACCGCCTCTTTTATGCCATCGTATTCTTTTTGTGCATCAAACTCATCTTCTTTAATTTCAATAATTAAATCTATGTCAAAGCCGGTAATCTCAATCTTTTCTTTATCCAGCAACTTTAATTCTTCAATAACCAAATCCATATCCCAGTC
Proteins encoded in this window:
- a CDS encoding DNA methyltransferase, whose protein sequence is MKNEKLVKIEEIKPYAKNAKKHPVKQINQIAKSIKDFGFNQPIVLDKKNIIIVGHGRYEAAQILELKEVPCIVVDLNEQEARAYRLADNKLNESDWDMDLVIEELKLLDKEKIEITGFDIDLIIEIKEDEFDAQKEYDGIKEAVAKLGDIYQLGEHRLMCGDSAIREDVEKLMDGKLGRMIFTDPPYNVDYKSPGGLDYSSTKFGGTGGKIFNDNKSDKDCVDFYTDVLFNLSHFTTDDVTIYWWFANKNNHINRFAFENADWHMSQIIIWLKNSMVFSRGQDYHRQYEPCMLGWKKKKTHYKNKKITNLKDVFNFDFDDYKEMLDVWYEKRDVTQNYVHPTQKPLRLPERALKKSSEKNDIVVDLFGGSGSTLMACHQLDRRCYVMELDPKYVDVIIKRYENYTGQKAKKA